The following is a genomic window from Bacillus sp. V2I10.
TTACAGAAGAAGGAGCTGATATGTCTAAGCTGGCATTTGAAACAGTCTCTGCCTTTGGAACTGTTGGATTAAGTGCAGGGTTTACACCGGAGTTAAGTCCAATGGGTCGAATACTCATCACTGTCATGATGTTCATCGGAAGAGTCGGCCCATTAACAATGGCATTTGCACTTGCAATTCGGTCAAATAATCAAGCAAAAATTCGATATGCTGAAGAAAAAATATTAATTGGATAAAAATAAAAATAATAACAGGCTCGACGCCTGTATCTAATACACTTAATGCACGAGCTGGATTTTCAAGTCGGAGTTCCCTTTTTTTGTTACCCGGCTGTGACACCGCTTAGATATAAATAGCGAGGCAAATAGCCCGAATCTGCTATTCAGCAGATGTTTGCTAATTACTATGCTAATTTAAATGTTAAAAATGACCTAATATTGTCTGAAATCCCTTATAAATCAAAAAAAGCCTACCAATTATAAAGCTAATTGGTAGGCTAATTCTTAAGTTATTTTACTTGTTATTTCAACCGAACCTGTTAGTTTAATGCAGCCTTTTTTATTTCCTTTTCACTGCAAAAAACTTATCTGCGCAATACTCTATGATTTCCCTTCTTCTAATGATCCCTATAAAGATTCCCTGATCATCCACAACAGGTACGAAATTCTGTTCCATCACTCTCGAAATGATATTTTCCATTTCAGCATCAATGAAAATAGGTTCATTTTTACGATGAAACGGGATGTCTGTTAACCGGATTTTTTCTGTATTATGAAAATTTAAATCAGGTGTGTTCTTAAGCTTCCATAATAAATCTCCTTCTGTGAGTGTTGTTATATACTTCCCCTTATTATCAAGCAATGGTACGGCTGAATAGCGATGATATTCCATTCGTTCAAGCGCCTGTCTCATGGTGGCATGTATATTTAAATAAACAACTTCCTTTTTTGGTATTAGGAAAAAAGCAATATTCAATTTATTTTAACTCCTTTAAGATTGTCCATCTGACACGATGTGAATATCAATATTCTCAGTCTTTCTCATAATGGTATTCACAATGGAACCCTTTCTAATCTCTTCCCATCTTGTTCTCGCTGACTGCCCGAGAAGAATTTGTGTAATGTGATACTGTTTTGCAATATCAATAATGACCTGAGCAGGCTTGCGGCTGCCTTCCTGCTCCAGCAAAAATACAGCATTAAATTGAGAGGCAAGTATTTTCCATTGCTCCGTTCTTTCCCGTTTTTCCTGTGTAAACGCCTCAGGGGAATTCTTCGTTACATTCAGAATAAACAACTGTGCTTTTAGCCGGTTCGCCATCCGCCATCCTCTTCTGATTAATTTCTCAGCAGTTGGTCCATACCCTACACATACCAGGATTTTTTCATGAACACCTATTGGGCCGTTCATCAAATTCCCGCTGATCTGCTCCATTTTTTCGTCTACATCATCTGCTACTTCTCTCAAGGCAAGTTCTCTTAGAGATGATAAATTGGTAACTGTAAAAAAATGAGTAAGGCTCTGCTCAATTTTTTCTGAAGCATAGATTTTCCCTTCTTCCAGCCGCTTCCGAAGGGTTTCAGGAGTAACATCAATGAGCTGAACTTCATGGGCATCCTGAACAAATAAATCCGGTATCCTCTCTCTTACTGCCACTCCCGTTATTTGCTGTACAATATCGTGAACGCTTTCTAAATGCTGAATATTTACCGCAGACATCACATTAATGCCAGCATTTAAGATTTCTTCTACATCCATGTATCTCTTTTTATTTTTTGAGCCCGGAATGTTGGTATGGGCCAGCTCATCAATTACAATAACCTTTGGTTTTCTTTGTATAATGGCCTCTACATTCAACTCTCTAAAAATACTTCCTTTATACTTCATCTCTTTCAGAGGAACCATTTTAATATCTTTAATCAGTTCTTCTGTTTCTTTTCTTCCGTGGCATTCGATCAGACCAATTACAACATCGTTTCCCTCCATCTTTAAATCATGGGCATCCTGAAGCATTTTATATGATTTTCCAACCCCAGGCGCCGCACCTACATACAGCTTTAACTTTCCCCGTTTTGATTCAGCAATTTCATCTAAAAGTTCTTGCGGAGTTTTCCTTCTAAAGTATGGATGTTTTTTACTCATCCCTCTCACCTCAGGAAGATGAATAACCTCAGCTGAATCTAGCTGAGGTGCACTCATCATTCATTTATCATGTTTTTTAAATCTAAATTTAATTGAAGAACATTCACTTTCTCTTCTCCAAAAAGACCAAGCTCTCTGCCCTGACTATGTTTCTTCACTAATTCTTCTAGTTTCGATGACTCAATACCTGTTTCTTTAGAAATCCGCTTTATTTGAACATAGGCAGCATCCGGGCTAATATGAGGATCCAGCCCAGAACCTGAATTCGTCAAAAGGTCATTTGGTACATCGCTGATTGGTGTTTCAGAGTTGTTTTTCTTCCATTCATCAATTGATTCTTGCGTCCGTTTCATCATATCTTCATTTGAAGGCGCATAGTTATTCGATCCCGAACCTGCACCGTTATATTCAATGCTTGAAACTCTGCCATGAAAATAGGCATTCCCAGTAAATGATTGCCCTATAAGCTCTGAACCTATTACTTTATCACTTTCATCATAAATCAAACTTCCATCAGCTTTTGCCTGTGCAACAGCCTGAGCAATGCCTGTTACGGCGAGCGGGTAAAGAATGCCGCATATCGCTATTAAAAACACGGTCATACGGATGATCGGACCAACAATTGATTGTCTTTCTTCCATCTTAAAATACCTCTTTTCTTCCTATTTAAATATCAGTCTATAAAATAAGCGCAAGAGCTAAATCAATCACTTTGATTCCAATAAACGGCACAAGCACTCCACCCAACCCGTATATCAGCAAGTTTCTGCTTAATAATGCATTCGAGCTCATCGGCTTGTAGCTTACCCCTTTCATCGCGAGCGGAATCAGAATCGGAATAATAACAGCATTAAAGATCAGAGCTGAAAGAATCGCTGAGATTGGGGAATCAAGTCTCATAATATTAAGCACATTCATTTCCGGTATCGCAAGCATAAACATGGCAGGGATGATCGCAAAATACTTTGCAATGTCATTTGCAATACTGAACGTTGTCAACGCACCGCGCGTCATTAATAATTGCTTGCCGATTGAGACGACTTCAATAATTTTAGTAGGATTGGAATCAAGATCAACCATATTGGCAGCTTCCTTTGCTGCCGCTGTTCCGCTATTCATCGCAAGTCCTACATCCGCTTGTGCAAGAGCTGGTGCATCATTTGTTCCATCACCAGTCATGGCAACAAGCTTTCCTTGTGACTGTTCATATTTAATCACTTCAATTTTGTCTTCAGGCTTGCATTCCGCAATAAATTCATCAACACCCGCTTCCTTTGCAATGGTCGCAGCTGTCAGCGGATTGTCTCCTGTACACATGACTGTTTTAATCCCCATGCTCCGCAGCTGGTCAAAACGCTCTTTCATTCCAGGTTTAACAGTATCTTTTAAATAAATTAAACCAAAGATTTGATCGTTCATTGCAACCGCAAGCGGTGTGCCTCCTGCCTTTGAAATCTCCTCTGTTTTATTATCTAAATCAGATGGGATCGTACCCCCTATAGAAGACACCCATTTCTTAACGGCATCTACTGCTCCCTTTCTGACCACTCTTCCATCAGTCAGGTCCATTCCGCTCATCCGCGTTTCTGCCTTAAATTCGATAAATGTTCCGCCTATCGCGATATCCGTCTTATAGGAAAGCTGTTTCTTTTTCAGCAGTTCAAGAACAGAACGCCCTTCAGGCGTTTCATCTTCTAACGAGCTGATGGCCGTCCACTGGGCGAGATCCTGCATAGCTTGATTTCCGACCGGAGTAAACTCACTTGCCATCCGGTTCCCAAACGTGATCGTGCCTGTTTTATCTAAGATAATGGTATTAATGTCTCCTGCTGCTTCTACCGCTTTCCCTGACATCGCAATCACATTAAACTGGGTAACCCTGTCCATGCCGGCAATACCAATTGCAGAAAGCAAGCCCCCTATTGTTGTTGGAATTAAACAAACGAGCAAGGCAATCAAAACAGGAATTTCGAGCTGAAATCCTAAATAATTCGTGAAAAAAGGCAATGTTACAACGACAATCATAAAAATAAGCGTCAGGCTCGTTAAAACGGTATTCAACGCAATTTCGTTCGGTGTTTTTTGACGCTGTGCTCCCTCAACAAGGGAGATCATTTTATCAAGGAATGATTCACCAGGATCACTCGTAATCCTTACTTTGATCTGGTCGCTCACCACTCTTGTTCCGCCTGTTACTGAGTTGAAATCTCCTCCAGCTTCTTTTATGACTGGTGCAGATTCTCCAGTAATTGCTGACTCGTCGACAGACGCAAGCCCTGAGATGACTTCTCCATCACCTGGTATAAACTCCCCTTGTGAAACAATCACTACATCCCCTTTTCTCAACTCGGTTGAATCTGTTTGTTCAATTTCTCCATTTGGTTTTACTTTGTTGGCTCTCATTTCTTTTTTCGAATTCTTAAGGGAATTCGCCTGAGCCATTCCCCTGCCTTCTGCAAGAGCTTCAGCAAAATTGGCAAACAGCACAGTGAAAAGCAAAATCATTGAAACGGTCAGGTTAAACCAGACATCTATTTCGCTATTCCCAAAGGCAGACGGTAAAAAAGTCAGAAACAGCGTCAGCACAAACCCAATTTCAACAATAAACATAATCGGATTCTTTACCATGATTCGCGGATCCAGTTTAAAAAATGAATCTTTTATCGCTTTTGTGATGAGCGCTTTATCCATAGATTTTTCTTTATCAGGCTTTTTATCATGATTCAGATCAGGTTTTATAGGGATGACACGTTCAAGTTTTTCTTCAGTCAAAACGGATGGCTTGCTCATTTTGGATCCTCCAATAAATTTTTATAATGTTAATAATTCAGCAACAGGCCCAAGAACTAAAACTGGAAAGAATGTCAAAGCGCATACTATAAAAATGGCTCCGACAAAGATCGTTCCAAATAAACTAGTGTCTGTACGGAATGTGCCTGTTGTCTCTGGTACAAGTTTTTTAGATGCCAATGATGCTCCAACCGCAAGCATGGCAATGATTCCAAAATATCTGCCTATGAACATGACAATGCCGGTTGAAATGTTCCAAAAAGGAGTCGCATCACCGAGTCCCTCAAATCCTGAACCATTGTTGGCTGCAGAAGATGTATACTCGTAAAGCACTTGAGACAAGCCGTGAAATCCCGGATTTGAAATCCCGCCTGATCCTAGAGGTGTATATAAAGCCAGTGCAGTAGAAGCCAGAATTAAAAATGGGTGAATAAGCAGCGTAACTGCAATTAGTTTCATTTCTCTTCCTTCTATTTTTTTGCCCAGAAACTCTGGCGTGCGCCCCACCATCAATCCTGATAGGAAAACTGCAATCATCGCATACATGATGATGTTCATAAAGCCTGCACCAACTCCGCCAAATATCGTATTCAGCAGCATGTTTGATAATGTAAGCATCCCTGTAATTGGCGACAAGGTATCATGCATCGTATTGACTGCCCCTGTTTCTGATGCTGTTGTGACAATCGCGTAAAGTGTTGACTGTACGGTACCGAAGCGAACTTCTTTTCCTTCCATGCTTCCGTCCGTTTGCTCGAGACCTAATTCTGATAATCTTGGATTGCCTTGGAATTCCGAAAGGAGCGCTGTTCCAAGAAATACCACAAAAATCATCGCCATTGCCGCAAAAAGAATTTTCCCTTGTTTAGCGTTGCCAACCATTTTTCCATAGGTAAACGGAAGGGATGTTGGAATTAATAGCATCAATAGAATTTGCAGCAGGTTACTCACCCCATTTGGATTTTCAAATGGATGTGCTGAGTTTACTCCGAAAAATCCTCCGCCATTATTGCCAACCTCTTTAATGGACAAAAGGGAGGCAACAGGTCCCCGTGCTATCGTTTGTTCAGCGCCCTCTACTGTTGTTGCAGTAACACTTGAATCAAGCGTTTGCGGAACCCCTAAGAAAACGAATATAAGAGCTGTCACAAAAGCAATCGGCAAGAAAACACGAGTGATCGATCGAATTAGATCAACAAAAAAGTTACCAAGGCTATTTCCTGAAAGACCTCTTATTAAAGCAATTGCAGCTGCAAATGCTGTAGCCGGTGCCACAAACATCATGAAGGTGATCGCAAGCATTTGGGATAAATAAGACAATCCGCTTTCTCCGCTGTAATGCTGCAGATTTGTGTTAGTCATAAAGCTGATGGCTGTATTAAAAGCAAGAGTTGGATCCATTCCTGCTATTTTACTAGGATTAAGCGGCAAGCTTCCTTGAAACCTAAATACGAGATAAACGATAAATATCATAAATATGTTGGTTAATAGGAGTGCAATTGCATATTGTTTAAAGGTTTGATTTTTCTCTTTTATGCCGCTGATTTTATAAATTACCTTTTCAAATGGATGAAATACGGCATCCAGTTTAGTAGAATTGTAGTTAAAAGCCTGAGCAATATAGAGGCCCATTGGTTTTGCCAGCAGCACGGCTGCCGTTAATGTAAGAATGATAGAAATGATGGATAGTACGCTCAACGTCTTTCCCTCCGCAAGTTAAAATTTTTCTGGATTTACTAATGCATATAATAAATAAATGGTTACTGCTACAATGCAGCCTGCTAAAACGATCATCATTTCTCTTCACTTCCTTCTTTAACAACATGACTAGACCATGTAACGAACCCGGCCATTGTCAGTGTAAGAGTTGCAAATATGATGATCATGATTCCATCAAGCATAGTGGTTCCCCCATTTCTCATTGATTCAGAAAATAACCCAAGTGATCTTGTTTTGAATATAGAACTTGTTTTGCTCCAATCAGCTCATACAGCTTAGTCGGATAGTGAGAATTTCTAGTAATCACCGTGATTGGAGCGCGTATACTCGCTTGAAGAATTTGAATTAGATTGCACGTATCAGCAATCTTATCCTCTAGTAATAAAACTCGTGTTACCGGTAAGTGAATCAAAAGATACTGAGCATTTTGTTTAATAAAGTAAATGTCTTTAAATCCCCGCTTCTTCAAATGACTTTGTACACTATAATCACCCGTAATAAATGCCAGGGATGATACTTCCGGATCAATTCCCTCCAAGCACCCAATCCTTGAATAACTTGGAATACATATGAGCATTGTCGACATTCACATTCCCTTCCCTTTCGGAAACATCAAAAAAGCCACGGAAGAGGGATCTCTTCCGTGGCTTTAGGCTTCACTAAATAAACGTGCTTTACCACTGCGATTTTGATTTTCCCTCACAACGCTTTCGGAGTTAGCTGTCGGATTCGGGCTATGAGAGTAGCCCTACCATTTTTAAAATGGACTCACCCCTAGTGACAATTCGTCACACAAAATTGGGTCCCCCGATTTCAAAAGAAATTAAGCGATTAGGTATTTTTTGAAATTATTCAATTTTTTAACATTAACAAAGCGCACAAAAGAACACTGAGGCTTACACGCAGTGTTCTTCACAAAGGTATCCTCTCTCGAACGCTTACGAAGTTAGCTGTCGGATTCGGGCCATTGAGAGTAGCCCTACCATTTGAAGATTCAAATGGACTCACCCCTAGTGACGATGTGTCACAAAAACTTGGGTCCCCCGCTCCTACTAATAGGATTAAGCGATTATAGAATTTAATTTATAAAATCGTTGGTTCTTACACCGTCCCTTCTCTTATGACGCTTACGAGGTTAGC
Proteins encoded in this region:
- the kdpA gene encoding potassium-transporting ATPase subunit KdpA, which produces MSVLSIISIILTLTAAVLLAKPMGLYIAQAFNYNSTKLDAVFHPFEKVIYKISGIKEKNQTFKQYAIALLLTNIFMIFIVYLVFRFQGSLPLNPSKIAGMDPTLAFNTAISFMTNTNLQHYSGESGLSYLSQMLAITFMMFVAPATAFAAAIALIRGLSGNSLGNFFVDLIRSITRVFLPIAFVTALIFVFLGVPQTLDSSVTATTVEGAEQTIARGPVASLLSIKEVGNNGGGFFGVNSAHPFENPNGVSNLLQILLMLLIPTSLPFTYGKMVGNAKQGKILFAAMAMIFVVFLGTALLSEFQGNPRLSELGLEQTDGSMEGKEVRFGTVQSTLYAIVTTASETGAVNTMHDTLSPITGMLTLSNMLLNTIFGGVGAGFMNIIMYAMIAVFLSGLMVGRTPEFLGKKIEGREMKLIAVTLLIHPFLILASTALALYTPLGSGGISNPGFHGLSQVLYEYTSSAANNGSGFEGLGDATPFWNISTGIVMFIGRYFGIIAMLAVGASLASKKLVPETTGTFRTDTSLFGTIFVGAIFIVCALTFFPVLVLGPVAELLTL
- the kdpC gene encoding potassium-transporting ATPase subunit KdpC; translation: MEERQSIVGPIIRMTVFLIAICGILYPLAVTGIAQAVAQAKADGSLIYDESDKVIGSELIGQSFTGNAYFHGRVSSIEYNGAGSGSNNYAPSNEDMMKRTQESIDEWKKNNSETPISDVPNDLLTNSGSGLDPHISPDAAYVQIKRISKETGIESSKLEELVKKHSQGRELGLFGEEKVNVLQLNLDLKNMINE
- a CDS encoding CBS domain-containing protein → MNIAFFLIPKKEVVYLNIHATMRQALERMEYHRYSAVPLLDNKGKYITTLTEGDLLWKLKNTPDLNFHNTEKIRLTDIPFHRKNEPIFIDAEMENIISRVMEQNFVPVVDDQGIFIGIIRRREIIEYCADKFFAVKRK
- the kdpDN gene encoding KdpD-like non-kinase potassium sensor (KdpDN resembles contains the N-terminal sensor region of KdpD but lacks the C-terminal histidine kinase region.) is translated as MSKKHPYFRRKTPQELLDEIAESKRGKLKLYVGAAPGVGKSYKMLQDAHDLKMEGNDVVIGLIECHGRKETEELIKDIKMVPLKEMKYKGSIFRELNVEAIIQRKPKVIVIDELAHTNIPGSKNKKRYMDVEEILNAGINVMSAVNIQHLESVHDIVQQITGVAVRERIPDLFVQDAHEVQLIDVTPETLRKRLEEGKIYASEKIEQSLTHFFTVTNLSSLRELALREVADDVDEKMEQISGNLMNGPIGVHEKILVCVGYGPTAEKLIRRGWRMANRLKAQLFILNVTKNSPEAFTQEKRERTEQWKILASQFNAVFLLEQEGSRKPAQVIIDIAKQYHITQILLGQSARTRWEEIRKGSIVNTIMRKTENIDIHIVSDGQS
- a CDS encoding potassium-transporting ATPase subunit F, yielding MMIVLAGCIVAVTIYLLYALVNPEKF
- the kdpB gene encoding potassium-transporting ATPase subunit KdpB; the protein is MDKALITKAIKDSFFKLDPRIMVKNPIMFIVEIGFVLTLFLTFLPSAFGNSEIDVWFNLTVSMILLFTVLFANFAEALAEGRGMAQANSLKNSKKEMRANKVKPNGEIEQTDSTELRKGDVVIVSQGEFIPGDGEVISGLASVDESAITGESAPVIKEAGGDFNSVTGGTRVVSDQIKVRITSDPGESFLDKMISLVEGAQRQKTPNEIALNTVLTSLTLIFMIVVVTLPFFTNYLGFQLEIPVLIALLVCLIPTTIGGLLSAIGIAGMDRVTQFNVIAMSGKAVEAAGDINTIILDKTGTITFGNRMASEFTPVGNQAMQDLAQWTAISSLEDETPEGRSVLELLKKKQLSYKTDIAIGGTFIEFKAETRMSGMDLTDGRVVRKGAVDAVKKWVSSIGGTIPSDLDNKTEEISKAGGTPLAVAMNDQIFGLIYLKDTVKPGMKERFDQLRSMGIKTVMCTGDNPLTAATIAKEAGVDEFIAECKPEDKIEVIKYEQSQGKLVAMTGDGTNDAPALAQADVGLAMNSGTAAAKEAANMVDLDSNPTKIIEVVSIGKQLLMTRGALTTFSIANDIAKYFAIIPAMFMLAIPEMNVLNIMRLDSPISAILSALIFNAVIIPILIPLAMKGVSYKPMSSNALLSRNLLIYGLGGVLVPFIGIKVIDLALALIL